Within the Rosa rugosa chromosome 2, drRosRugo1.1, whole genome shotgun sequence genome, the region TGTTATTAGAGTTTAAAGATTGCTTCGCGGAGAAGTAcgaagatatgcccggcctgtcaccggacttggtttgccatcaaCTACCAAtgctccctgacaagaggcccgtgaaacaagaaccgcgaagaatgaattcagacaCCCAAGTACTCGTCTAGGAGGAAGTCGAAAagatgcataaatcaggcattatcaaggtcgccaaatacaatcagtggttATCTAATATAATGCCTGTTCgtaagaagaatggcaagatgcgGGTCTGCGTGGATTATAGAGACCTGAACCTTGCTACACCTAAGGATGTTTACCCCATGTCGGTCGCGGATATGTTAGTAGACGCTGTAGCAGGACATGAGTTGttgtccttcatggatggcACTGCAGGATATCACCAAATTCCGGTCGCTGAGGAGGACAGACATAAAACCGCTTTCTGCTGTCCCGGATTCGCGGGTGTTTTTGAGTATGTGGTCATGCCCTTTGGGTTAAAGAACGCTGGGGCAACGTATCAGAgggccatgaacctgatcttccatgacatccttGGGAAGATTCTAGAGGTTTATATCGATGACGTAGTTGTGAAGTCTTGGAAAAGAGGAGACCACATCGCAGATCTCAGAAAGGTATTTGAGCTAATGCGACgacacaagctcaagatgaatcccGTTAAATGCGTTTTCggagttcaagcaggagattttctagggttcattgtccatcagcGAGGGATCGAGGTCCCAGAAGACAAAGCGAGCACCgtcatcaacgcatctcccCCACGAACGAAGAAGGAATTGCAGCGTTTGTTGGGTAAGATTAATTTCTTGAGACGCTTCATCTCTAACTCTGCCggtaagatccagcccttcTCGCCATTATTGAAGTTACAGGGGCAAAGCGAGTTTGTATGGGAGCCTAagcatcaagaggctttcgacagAATTAAGGCTTATTTAGCGAGCCCGCCAGTGCTGGTTCCTCCCAGGGCTGGATTTCCATTGAAGTTATATATCTCCGccgctgaggcttccattggcagcctgctcGCTCAGGATGATGAGGGAGGCATCGAGCACGCTATATTCTACCTCAGCCGGACACTGACGGATTGTGAGACAAGGTATACTCctatggaaaagctgtgtcttacTTTGTACTTCTCAGCGTGCAAGTTGCggcactacatgttatcctttactacctgcatcattgctcaaaccgatTTGGTCAAGTACATGTTATCACGACCTATTCTGCAAGGccgcattggcaagtgggtacTAGCTCTTTCTGAGTTTTCGCTACAGTATGTACCTCAGAAGGCTGTAAAAGGACAGGCCATCGCGGACTTTCTAGCGCACCTTCCCATGGTGGATATTCCCGCGACGAATGAGCTAGAGATAGTAACCACAACTGCTTCTAGGCTAGATTTGGCGCGCATACCAGAATATGCAGTATGGTAccaagccacagtctccttgcaGCTCTGGGTGTTGTTCTTTGATGGCTCAAGAACTGAAACATTGGCAGGCGCTGGGATTGTTCTAGAGAATCTagcgggcgatcgtttttcttattccTTCTA harbors:
- the LOC133730196 gene encoding uncharacterized protein LOC133730196, with the translated sequence MIDTGAAFNVVTTRTMHLLGIKREKIKSTSLALKNFAGTVTKTLGLLFLRIKVGPAEGVYAFFVTDHYAAYSAILGRDWIHRSYCVPSELHQELVVWNRETDTAEVIKADPRPFPVFTNYVDARYYLEPITPLQNGKMRVCVDYRDLNLATPKDVYPMSVADMLVDAVAGHELLSFMDGTAGYHQIPVAEEDRHKTAFCCPGFAGVFEYVVMPFGLKNAGATYQRAMNLIFHDILGKILEVYIDDVVVKSWKRGDHIADLRKVFELMRRHKLKMNPVKCVFGVQAGDFLGFIVHQRGIEVPEDKASTVINASPPRTKKELQRLLGKINFLRRFISNSAGKIQPFSPLLKLQGQSEFVWEPKHQEAFDRIKAYLASPPVLVPPRAGFPLKLYISAAEASIGSLLAQDDEGGIEHAIFYLSRTLTDCETRYTPMEKLCLTLYFSACKLRHYMLSFTTCIIAQTDLVKYMLSRPILQGRIGKWVLALSEFSLQYVPQKAVKGQAIADFLAHLPMVDIPATNELEIVTTTASRLDLARIPEYAAEYEALIIGLEVLLELGVRDVQIRGDSQLVINQLQEKYICASWLLMPYLNRAIELLDQFDDVNLEYIPRERNFKANKLAQLATGFTLKYGVRERILKVERRTLPSWLAWPDPPDDPVVAQLEPIDVDWRIPLINDLKRPDPTADRKIRFLALNFFLRGDELRRRGEDGMDFRCVYGREAKRLMREAHTGICGAHQAGPKMRWLIRRHGYYWPSILKDCIAFAKGCEDCQAHGPIQHIPNIPMQPIIKP